From Ananas comosus cultivar F153 linkage group 8, ASM154086v1, whole genome shotgun sequence, one genomic window encodes:
- the LOC109714353 gene encoding SUMO-conjugating enzyme SCE1, with protein MSGGIARGRLAEERKAWRKNHPHGFVAKPETLPDGSVNLMVWHCTIPGKQGTDWEGGFFPLTIHFSEDYPSKPPKCKFPQGFFHPNVYPSGTVCLSILNEDSGWRPAITVKQILVGIQDLLDQPNPADPAQTDGYHLFIQDPVEYKKRVRQQAKQYPPLL; from the exons ATGTCGGGGGGGATCGCGCGTGGGCGCCTCGCCGAGGAGCGCAAAGCGTGGCGCAAGAACCACCCACAC GGTTTCGTGGCGAAGCCCGAGACGCTGCCCGATGGGTCGGTGAACCTCATGGTGTGGCACTGCACCATCCCCGGTAAGCAAGGG ACCGACTGGGAAGGTGGTTTTTTCCCTCTTACTATTCACTTCAGCGAGGACTATCCTAGCAAGCCTCCCAAGTGCAAGTTCCCTCAAGGTTTCTTCCATCCAAATGTCTACCCTTCTGGAACAGTGTGCCTTTCAATTCTTAACGAGGATAGT ggGTGGAGACCAGCCATTACCGTGAAGCAGATTCTTGTGGGAATTCAGGACTTGCTTGATCAACCTAATCCTGCCGATCCTGCTCAGACTGATGGCTATCATCTTTTCATTCAG GATCCAGTGGAGTACAAGAAACGAGTTCGACAGCAGGCCAAGCAGTATCCACCGCTGCTTTAG